GACGTTCTGCAGTACTTCCTCCGGGGCACGGGTAAAGCGCAGCGTTTGGCGGTCGGTGAGCATGCCGTGCTGCGGAATCTGGACGAAGTCCATGTAGTTTTTCTCGACAACGCCGCTGCTCACCGCGTCGCTCCAGCTGCTGATTACCTCGTTCTGCTCGATGCGGCTAAAGGCCAGCGCCAGGGCCGCCCGGTAGCTCATGCACTGGTGCGGCAGTACCTGCGTGATGCTGCGTTTAAGCGAGACAATCGTGTCGTTGCGCAGGCTTTCTACCAGGCTCTGGGCCAAAGAAAACGTGGTGCGCGTCACCAGAAACAGCCACCACGACGAAAGCCGCGGCGTGAGTACCGGCACCGTGACGATGTAGCGCCGGTAGCCCCGCTCGGCGGCCAGGCCCAGCAGCATCTGCTTGTAGGTCAGCACGTCGGGCCCGCCGATGTCGAAGGTTTCATCCAGGCAGTCGGGGTGGTCGAGTACGGCCGTGAGGTAGTGCATCACGTCGCGGACACCGATGGGCTGGCAGCGCGAGTTAAGCCAACGCGGGGTAATCATCACCGGCAGCTTCTCAACCAAATCCCGGATAATCTCGAACGAAGCCGAGCCCGAGCCGATGATAATGCTGGCCCGCAGCACCGTCACGGCGGCGTGCTGGGCCTTTCGCAGGTTTTTCTCCACGGCCTTGCGGGAGCGAAGGTGGGCCGACAAATTCCGGTCGTTGGCAATGCCGCTGAGGTAAATTACCTGCCGGGCCGTGGTCTGGTCGAGGTAGTCGGTGAAATGCTGGGCAGAAAGCTGCTCGGCCCGGAAAAAGTCATGGTCGTGCCCGCTCATGGAGTGTACCAGGTAGTAAGCTGCGTCGATGTCGCGGGGCAACTCACGCAGACTTTCGGGCTGCAGCAGGTCGCCGGACGCCACCTGGACCTTGGCCCGCAGCCACTCGGGCAGCTCGAAGCGGCGTGGGTCGCGCACCAGGCATACCACGTCGTGGCCGGCTTCTACCAGCAAGGGCAACAGGCGGCGGCCGATGTAGCCGTTGGCACCAGTGAGCAGGATTTTCATAGGGCGGGGCTAAGAGGGAGCGGGAATACGCTACTACAACCCCGGCCGTCAGCTTTAGTTAACGCTAGCGGCCCCGGCCTTTCCGGCTACCTTTGTAATTCCTGCTTTTCTTCT
Above is a genomic segment from Hymenobacter cellulosivorans containing:
- a CDS encoding SDR family oxidoreductase, with the translated sequence MKILLTGANGYIGRRLLPLLVEAGHDVVCLVRDPRRFELPEWLRAKVQVASGDLLQPESLRELPRDIDAAYYLVHSMSGHDHDFFRAEQLSAQHFTDYLDQTTARQVIYLSGIANDRNLSAHLRSRKAVEKNLRKAQHAAVTVLRASIIIGSGSASFEIIRDLVEKLPVMITPRWLNSRCQPIGVRDVMHYLTAVLDHPDCLDETFDIGGPDVLTYKQMLLGLAAERGYRRYIVTVPVLTPRLSSWWLFLVTRTTFSLAQSLVESLRNDTIVSLKRSITQVLPHQCMSYRAALALAFSRIEQNEVISSWSDAVSSGVVEKNYMDFVQIPQHGMLTDRQTLRFTRAPEEVLQNVWSIGGQRGWYKVDWLWRIRGLMDKAVGGVGLRRGRRSPTRLRPGDPLDFWRVLVADRAGRRLLLYAEMKLPGEAWLQFRILDNPDGSHTLEQLAAFRPEGLAGRLYWYSLVPFHFVIFKGMIENIVQYGSAAAPGPAQPEELPAARG